From the Manis javanica isolate MJ-LG chromosome 11, MJ_LKY, whole genome shotgun sequence genome, one window contains:
- the HPX gene encoding hemopexin — MPRAVLWLIQLSMARALEALVALGWLGLCCSLAIAYPLAPASDSGNRTEGGSRTKLVPDLTELCSDGWSFDATTLDEHGAMLFFKGEFVWKSHRWSRELISERWTNVPSPVDAAFRLSRDSVFLIKGDKIWFHSSEKKEKEYPKLLQDEFPGIPSPLDAAVECHRGECQDEGILFFQGNHTWFWDLATKTKKERSWPNVGNCSSAMRWLSRYYCFRGNQFLRFDPITGLVLPKYPLDVRDYFIPCPGRDHGHRNGTSRGNGTHHGREDMRCNPELVLSALLADNHGAIYAFSGSHYWRLDTSRDGWHSWLIEHQWPQGPSTVDAAFSWDDKLYLIQGTQVYIFLTKGGYTLVDNYPKQLEKELGNPHGISLETVDAAFTCPGSSRLYIMAGRQLWWLDLNLGSQATWTELPWPHEKVDAALCVDKSLGPNSCSVNGLGLYLIHGPNLYCYSDVDKLNAAKTLPEPQKVDSLLGCHH, encoded by the exons ATGCCCAGAGCTGTCTTGTGGCTCATCCAGCTCAGCATGGCTCGGGCACTGGAAGCACTGGTTGCCCTGGGATGGTTGGGCCTGTGCTGCTCCCTGGCTATCGCCTACCCTCTTGCTCC GGCTAGTGACTCTGGAAACAGAACTGAAGGCGGGAGTAGGACCAAGCTGGTCCCAGACTTGACTG AACTCTGCTCGGATGGCTGGAGCTTTGATGCTACCACCCTGGATGAACATGGGGCCATGCTGTTTTTTAAAG GGGAGTTTGTGTGGAAGAGTCACCGATGGAGCCGGGAGTTGATCTCAGAGAGGTGGACGAATGTCCCCAGCCCTGTGGATGCTGCGTTCCGCCTCAGTCGCGACAGTGTCTTCCTTATCAAG GGGGACAAAATCTGGTTCCACTCTTCtgagaagaaggagaaagaatatcCAAAGTTGCTCCAAGATGAGTTTCCTGGAATCCCATCCCCACTGGATGCAGCTGTGGAATGTCACCGTGGAGAATGCCAAGATGAGGGCATCCTCTTCTTCCAAG GTAACCACACGTGGTTCTGGGACTTGGCTACAAAAACCAAAAAGGAGCGGTCCTGGCCGAATGTTGGGAACTGCTCCTCTGCCATGCGATGGCTCAGCCGCTACTACTGCTTCCGGGGTAACCAATTCCTGCGCTTCGACCCCATCACGGGACTCGTGCTTCCAAAGTACCCTCTGGATGTCCGAGACTACTTCATACCCTGCCCTGGCAGAG ACCATGGACACAGGAATGGGACCAGCCGTGGGAATGGGACCCACCATGGCCGTGAGGATATGCGCTGTAACCCAGAACTAGTTTTGTCTGCACTGTTGGCTGACAATCATGGTGCCATTTATGCCTTCAGTG GGTCCCACTACTGGCGTCTGGACACCAGCCGGGATGGGTGGCATAGCTGGCTCATTGAACATCAGTGGCCTCAGGGTCCTTCGACAGTGGATGCTGCCTTTTCCTGGGATGATAAACTCTATCTGATCCAG GGCACTCAGGTATATATATTCCTAACAAAGGGAGGCTATACTTTGGTGGATAATTATCCAAAGCAGCTGGAGAAGGAACTCGGAAACCCTCACGGGATCAGCCTTGAGACTGTGGATGCAGCCTTTACTTGTCCCGGGTCTTCTCGGCTCTACATCATGGCAG GACGGCAGTTGTGGTGGCTGGACCTGAATTTAGGATCTCAAGCCACGTGGACGGAGCTCCCTTGGCCCCATGAGAAGGTGGATGCAGCCCTGTGTGTGGACAAGTCCCTCGGCCCCAACTCATGCTCTGTCAATGGTCTCGGCTTGTACCTCATCCATGGCCCCAATCTGTACTGCTACAGTGATGTGGACAAACTGAATGCAGCCAAGACCCTTCCCGAGCCCCAAAAAGTGGACAGCCTCCTGGGCTGCCATCACTGA
- the TRIM3 gene encoding tripartite motif-containing protein 3 isoform X3, translated as MEAMQQAPDGAHDPEDPHPLSAVAGRPLSCPNHEGKTMEFYCEACETAMCGECRAGEHREHGTVLLRDVVEQHKAALQRQLEAVRGRLPQLSAAIALVGGISQQLQERKAEALAQISAAFEDLEQVLQQRKQALVSDLEAICGAKQKVLQTQLDTLRQGQEHIGSSCSFAEQALRLGSAPEVLLVRKHMRERLAALAAQAFPERPHENAQLELVLEVDGLRRSVLNLGALLTTSATAHETVATGEGLRQALVGQPASLTVTTKDKDGRLVRTGSAELHADITGPDGTRLPVPVVDHKNGTYELVYTARTEGELLLSVLLYGQPVRGSPFRVRALRPGDLPPSPDDVKRRVKSPGGPGSHVRQKAVRRPSSMYSTGGKRKDNPIEDELVFRVGSRGRDKGEFTNLQGVSAAGSGRIVVADSNNQCIQVFSNEGQFKFRFGVRGRSPGQLQRPTGVAVDTNGDIIVADYDNRWVSIFSPEGKFKTKIGAGRLMGPKGVAIDRNGHIIVVDNKSCCVFTFQPNGKLVGRFGGRGATDRHFAGPHFVAVNNKNEIVVTDFHNHSVKVYSADGEFLFKFGSHGEGNGQFNAPTGVAVDSNGNIIVADWGNSRIQVFDSSGSFLSYINTSAEPLYGPQGLALTSDGHVVVADAGNHCFKAYRYLQ; from the exons ATGGAGGCAATGCAGCAGGCACCTGATGGGGCCCACGACCCCGAGGACCCCCACCCCCTCAGTGCAGTGGCTGGCCgccccctctcctgccccaaccATGAAGGCAAG ACTATGGAGTTTTACTGTGAGGCCTGTGAGACGGCCATGTGTGGTGAGTGCCGAGCAGGGGAGCATCGGGAGCACGGCACGGTGCTGCTGCGCGACGTAGTGGAGCAGCACAAGGCGGCTTTGCAGCGCCAGCTTGAGGCTGTGCGCGGCCG CCTGCCACAGCTGTCTGCAGCTATCGCCTTAGTCGGGGGCATCAGCCAGCAGCTACAGGAGCGCAAGGCAGAGGCCCTGGCCCAGATCAGCGCAGCCTTCGAGGACTTGGAGCAAGTGCTGCAGCAGCGGAAGCAGGCTCTGGTCAGCGACCTGGAAGCCATTTGTGGGGCCAAGCAGAAG GTGTTGCAGACCCAGTTAGACACACTGCGCCAGGGTCAGGAACACATCGGCAGTAGCTGCAGCTTCGCGGAGCAGGCCTTGCGCCTGGGCTCTGCCCCAGAGGTGTTACTAGTGCGGAAGCACATGCGGGAGCGGCTGGCTGCGCTGGCAGCGCAGGCCTTCCCAGAACGGCCACACGAGAACGCGCAGCTGGAACTGGTCCTTGAAGTTGATGGGCTGCGGCGATCGGTGCTCAATCTGGGCGCGCTGCTCACTACAAGTGCCACTGCACACGAGACAGTGGCCACGGGAGAGGGCCTGCGTCAGGCCCTTGTGGGCCAGCCCGCCTCACTCACGGTCACTACCAAAGACAAGGATGGGAGGCTGGTGCGTACAGGCAGCGCCGAGCTGCACGCCGATATCACAGGTCCCGACGGCACGCGCCTTCCCGTGCCCGTGGTAGACCACAAGAACGGCACGTACGAGCTGGTGTACACAGCGCGCACGGAAGGTGAGCTGCTCCTCTCGGTGCTGCTCTACGGACAGCCGGTACGCGGCAGCCCCTTCCGCGTGCGCGCCCTGCGCCCTGGGGACCTGCCACCGTCCCCGGACGACGTCAAGCGCCGCGTCAAGTCCCCGGGTGGCCCAGGAAGTCACGTGCGCCAGAAAGCAGTGCGCAGGCCCAGCTCCATGTACAGCACAGGCGGCAAGCGGAAGGACAACCCCATAGAGGACGAGCTTGTCTTCCGTGTCG GCAGCCGGGGAAGAGACAAGGGTGAATTCACCAACTTGCAGGGCGTGTCCGCGGCGGGCAGCGGCCGCATCGTGGTTGCAGATAGCAACAATCAGTGCATCCAG GTTTTCTCCAATGAAGGCCAGTTCAAGTTCCGCTTCGGGGTCCGAGGGCGCTCACCTGGGCAGCTGCAGCGCCCCACAGGTGTGGCAGTGGACACCAATGGAGATATCATCGTGGCAGACTATGACAACCGTTGGGTCAGCATCTTTTCTCCTGAGGGCAAGTTCAAG ACCAAGATTGGAGCTGGCCGCCTCATGGGTCCCAAGGGAGTGGCCATAGACCGGAATGGACATATCATCGTGGTCGACAATAAGTCTTGCTGCGTCTTTACTTTCCAGCCCAATGGCAAGCTGGTTGGCCGTTTTGGGGGCCGTGGGGCCACTGACCGCCACTTTGCAG GGCCCCATTTTGTGGCTGTAAACAACAAGAATGAGATTGTCGTGACGGACTTCCATAACCATTCAGTGAAG GTATACAGTGCCGATGGAGAGTTCCTCTTCAAGTTTGGTTCCCACGGAGAGGGCAATGGGCAGTTCAATGCCCCCACAGGTGTGGCTGTGGACTCCAATGGGAATATCATCGTGGCTGACTGGGGCAACAGCCGCATCCAG GTATTCGACAGCTCTGGCTCCTTCCTGTCCTACATCAACACGTCTGCAGAGCCACTGTATGGCCCGCAGGGCCTGGCACTGACCTCAGATGGACACGTGGTGGTGGCTGATGCTGGCAACCACTGCTTTAAGGCGTATCGCTACCTCCAGTAG
- the TRIM3 gene encoding tripartite motif-containing protein 3 isoform X2 — MAKREDSPGPEVQPMDKQFLVCSICLDRYRCPKVLPCLHTFCERCLQNYIPAQSLTLSCPVCRQTSILPEQGVSALQNNFFISSLMEAMQQAPDGAHDPEDPHPLSAVAGRPLSCPNHEGKTMEFYCEACETAMCGECRAGEHREHGTVLLRDVVEQHKAALQRQLEAVRGRLPQLSAAIALVGGISQQLQERKAEALAQISAAFEDLEQVLQQRKQALVSDLEAICGAKQKVLQTQLDTLRQGQEHIGSSCSFAEQALRLGSAPEVLLVRKHMRERLAALAAQAFPERPHENAQLELVLEVDGLRRSVLNLGALLTTSATAHETVATGEGLRQALVGQPASLTVTTKDKDGRLVRTGSAELHADITGPDGTRLPVPVVDHKNGTYELVYTARTEGELLLSVLLYGQPVRGSPFRVRALRPGDLPPSPDDVKRRVKSPGGPGSHVRQKAVRRPSSMYSTGGKRKDNPIEDELVFRVGSRGRDKGEFTNLQGVSAAGSGRIVVADSNNQCIQVFSNEGQFKFRFGVRGRSPGQLQRPTGVAVDTNGDIIVADYDNRWVSIFSPEGKFKPNGKLVGRFGGRGATDRHFAGPHFVAVNNKNEIVVTDFHNHSVKVYSADGEFLFKFGSHGEGNGQFNAPTGVAVDSNGNIIVADWGNSRIQVFDSSGSFLSYINTSAEPLYGPQGLALTSDGHVVVADAGNHCFKAYRYLQ, encoded by the exons ATGGCGAAGAGGGAGGACAGCCCTGGCCCAGAGGTCCAGCCGATGGACAAGCAGTTCCTGGTGTGCAGCATCTGCCTCGATCGGTACCGGTGCCCCAAAGTCCTGCCTTGCCTGCATACCTTTTGTGAGAG ATGCCTCCAGAACTACATCCCTGCCCAGAGCCTGACGCTGTCCTGTCCCGTGTGTCGGCAGACATCCATCCTCCCTGAGCAGGGCGTCTCAGCCCTGCAGAACAATTTCTTCATCAGCAGCCTCATGGAGGCAATGCAGCAGGCACCTGATGGGGCCCACGACCCCGAGGACCCCCACCCCCTCAGTGCAGTGGCTGGCCgccccctctcctgccccaaccATGAAGGCAAG ACTATGGAGTTTTACTGTGAGGCCTGTGAGACGGCCATGTGTGGTGAGTGCCGAGCAGGGGAGCATCGGGAGCACGGCACGGTGCTGCTGCGCGACGTAGTGGAGCAGCACAAGGCGGCTTTGCAGCGCCAGCTTGAGGCTGTGCGCGGCCG CCTGCCACAGCTGTCTGCAGCTATCGCCTTAGTCGGGGGCATCAGCCAGCAGCTACAGGAGCGCAAGGCAGAGGCCCTGGCCCAGATCAGCGCAGCCTTCGAGGACTTGGAGCAAGTGCTGCAGCAGCGGAAGCAGGCTCTGGTCAGCGACCTGGAAGCCATTTGTGGGGCCAAGCAGAAG GTGTTGCAGACCCAGTTAGACACACTGCGCCAGGGTCAGGAACACATCGGCAGTAGCTGCAGCTTCGCGGAGCAGGCCTTGCGCCTGGGCTCTGCCCCAGAGGTGTTACTAGTGCGGAAGCACATGCGGGAGCGGCTGGCTGCGCTGGCAGCGCAGGCCTTCCCAGAACGGCCACACGAGAACGCGCAGCTGGAACTGGTCCTTGAAGTTGATGGGCTGCGGCGATCGGTGCTCAATCTGGGCGCGCTGCTCACTACAAGTGCCACTGCACACGAGACAGTGGCCACGGGAGAGGGCCTGCGTCAGGCCCTTGTGGGCCAGCCCGCCTCACTCACGGTCACTACCAAAGACAAGGATGGGAGGCTGGTGCGTACAGGCAGCGCCGAGCTGCACGCCGATATCACAGGTCCCGACGGCACGCGCCTTCCCGTGCCCGTGGTAGACCACAAGAACGGCACGTACGAGCTGGTGTACACAGCGCGCACGGAAGGTGAGCTGCTCCTCTCGGTGCTGCTCTACGGACAGCCGGTACGCGGCAGCCCCTTCCGCGTGCGCGCCCTGCGCCCTGGGGACCTGCCACCGTCCCCGGACGACGTCAAGCGCCGCGTCAAGTCCCCGGGTGGCCCAGGAAGTCACGTGCGCCAGAAAGCAGTGCGCAGGCCCAGCTCCATGTACAGCACAGGCGGCAAGCGGAAGGACAACCCCATAGAGGACGAGCTTGTCTTCCGTGTCG GCAGCCGGGGAAGAGACAAGGGTGAATTCACCAACTTGCAGGGCGTGTCCGCGGCGGGCAGCGGCCGCATCGTGGTTGCAGATAGCAACAATCAGTGCATCCAG GTTTTCTCCAATGAAGGCCAGTTCAAGTTCCGCTTCGGGGTCCGAGGGCGCTCACCTGGGCAGCTGCAGCGCCCCACAGGTGTGGCAGTGGACACCAATGGAGATATCATCGTGGCAGACTATGACAACCGTTGGGTCAGCATCTTTTCTCCTGAGGGCAAGTTCAAG CCCAATGGCAAGCTGGTTGGCCGTTTTGGGGGCCGTGGGGCCACTGACCGCCACTTTGCAG GGCCCCATTTTGTGGCTGTAAACAACAAGAATGAGATTGTCGTGACGGACTTCCATAACCATTCAGTGAAG GTATACAGTGCCGATGGAGAGTTCCTCTTCAAGTTTGGTTCCCACGGAGAGGGCAATGGGCAGTTCAATGCCCCCACAGGTGTGGCTGTGGACTCCAATGGGAATATCATCGTGGCTGACTGGGGCAACAGCCGCATCCAG GTATTCGACAGCTCTGGCTCCTTCCTGTCCTACATCAACACGTCTGCAGAGCCACTGTATGGCCCGCAGGGCCTGGCACTGACCTCAGATGGACACGTGGTGGTGGCTGATGCTGGCAACCACTGCTTTAAGGCGTATCGCTACCTCCAGTAG
- the TRIM3 gene encoding tripartite motif-containing protein 3 isoform X1, whose protein sequence is MAKREDSPGPEVQPMDKQFLVCSICLDRYRCPKVLPCLHTFCERCLQNYIPAQSLTLSCPVCRQTSILPEQGVSALQNNFFISSLMEAMQQAPDGAHDPEDPHPLSAVAGRPLSCPNHEGKTMEFYCEACETAMCGECRAGEHREHGTVLLRDVVEQHKAALQRQLEAVRGRLPQLSAAIALVGGISQQLQERKAEALAQISAAFEDLEQVLQQRKQALVSDLEAICGAKQKVLQTQLDTLRQGQEHIGSSCSFAEQALRLGSAPEVLLVRKHMRERLAALAAQAFPERPHENAQLELVLEVDGLRRSVLNLGALLTTSATAHETVATGEGLRQALVGQPASLTVTTKDKDGRLVRTGSAELHADITGPDGTRLPVPVVDHKNGTYELVYTARTEGELLLSVLLYGQPVRGSPFRVRALRPGDLPPSPDDVKRRVKSPGGPGSHVRQKAVRRPSSMYSTGGKRKDNPIEDELVFRVGSRGRDKGEFTNLQGVSAAGSGRIVVADSNNQCIQVFSNEGQFKFRFGVRGRSPGQLQRPTGVAVDTNGDIIVADYDNRWVSIFSPEGKFKTKIGAGRLMGPKGVAIDRNGHIIVVDNKSCCVFTFQPNGKLVGRFGGRGATDRHFAGPHFVAVNNKNEIVVTDFHNHSVKVYSADGEFLFKFGSHGEGNGQFNAPTGVAVDSNGNIIVADWGNSRIQVFDSSGSFLSYINTSAEPLYGPQGLALTSDGHVVVADAGNHCFKAYRYLQ, encoded by the exons ATGGCGAAGAGGGAGGACAGCCCTGGCCCAGAGGTCCAGCCGATGGACAAGCAGTTCCTGGTGTGCAGCATCTGCCTCGATCGGTACCGGTGCCCCAAAGTCCTGCCTTGCCTGCATACCTTTTGTGAGAG ATGCCTCCAGAACTACATCCCTGCCCAGAGCCTGACGCTGTCCTGTCCCGTGTGTCGGCAGACATCCATCCTCCCTGAGCAGGGCGTCTCAGCCCTGCAGAACAATTTCTTCATCAGCAGCCTCATGGAGGCAATGCAGCAGGCACCTGATGGGGCCCACGACCCCGAGGACCCCCACCCCCTCAGTGCAGTGGCTGGCCgccccctctcctgccccaaccATGAAGGCAAG ACTATGGAGTTTTACTGTGAGGCCTGTGAGACGGCCATGTGTGGTGAGTGCCGAGCAGGGGAGCATCGGGAGCACGGCACGGTGCTGCTGCGCGACGTAGTGGAGCAGCACAAGGCGGCTTTGCAGCGCCAGCTTGAGGCTGTGCGCGGCCG CCTGCCACAGCTGTCTGCAGCTATCGCCTTAGTCGGGGGCATCAGCCAGCAGCTACAGGAGCGCAAGGCAGAGGCCCTGGCCCAGATCAGCGCAGCCTTCGAGGACTTGGAGCAAGTGCTGCAGCAGCGGAAGCAGGCTCTGGTCAGCGACCTGGAAGCCATTTGTGGGGCCAAGCAGAAG GTGTTGCAGACCCAGTTAGACACACTGCGCCAGGGTCAGGAACACATCGGCAGTAGCTGCAGCTTCGCGGAGCAGGCCTTGCGCCTGGGCTCTGCCCCAGAGGTGTTACTAGTGCGGAAGCACATGCGGGAGCGGCTGGCTGCGCTGGCAGCGCAGGCCTTCCCAGAACGGCCACACGAGAACGCGCAGCTGGAACTGGTCCTTGAAGTTGATGGGCTGCGGCGATCGGTGCTCAATCTGGGCGCGCTGCTCACTACAAGTGCCACTGCACACGAGACAGTGGCCACGGGAGAGGGCCTGCGTCAGGCCCTTGTGGGCCAGCCCGCCTCACTCACGGTCACTACCAAAGACAAGGATGGGAGGCTGGTGCGTACAGGCAGCGCCGAGCTGCACGCCGATATCACAGGTCCCGACGGCACGCGCCTTCCCGTGCCCGTGGTAGACCACAAGAACGGCACGTACGAGCTGGTGTACACAGCGCGCACGGAAGGTGAGCTGCTCCTCTCGGTGCTGCTCTACGGACAGCCGGTACGCGGCAGCCCCTTCCGCGTGCGCGCCCTGCGCCCTGGGGACCTGCCACCGTCCCCGGACGACGTCAAGCGCCGCGTCAAGTCCCCGGGTGGCCCAGGAAGTCACGTGCGCCAGAAAGCAGTGCGCAGGCCCAGCTCCATGTACAGCACAGGCGGCAAGCGGAAGGACAACCCCATAGAGGACGAGCTTGTCTTCCGTGTCG GCAGCCGGGGAAGAGACAAGGGTGAATTCACCAACTTGCAGGGCGTGTCCGCGGCGGGCAGCGGCCGCATCGTGGTTGCAGATAGCAACAATCAGTGCATCCAG GTTTTCTCCAATGAAGGCCAGTTCAAGTTCCGCTTCGGGGTCCGAGGGCGCTCACCTGGGCAGCTGCAGCGCCCCACAGGTGTGGCAGTGGACACCAATGGAGATATCATCGTGGCAGACTATGACAACCGTTGGGTCAGCATCTTTTCTCCTGAGGGCAAGTTCAAG ACCAAGATTGGAGCTGGCCGCCTCATGGGTCCCAAGGGAGTGGCCATAGACCGGAATGGACATATCATCGTGGTCGACAATAAGTCTTGCTGCGTCTTTACTTTCCAGCCCAATGGCAAGCTGGTTGGCCGTTTTGGGGGCCGTGGGGCCACTGACCGCCACTTTGCAG GGCCCCATTTTGTGGCTGTAAACAACAAGAATGAGATTGTCGTGACGGACTTCCATAACCATTCAGTGAAG GTATACAGTGCCGATGGAGAGTTCCTCTTCAAGTTTGGTTCCCACGGAGAGGGCAATGGGCAGTTCAATGCCCCCACAGGTGTGGCTGTGGACTCCAATGGGAATATCATCGTGGCTGACTGGGGCAACAGCCGCATCCAG GTATTCGACAGCTCTGGCTCCTTCCTGTCCTACATCAACACGTCTGCAGAGCCACTGTATGGCCCGCAGGGCCTGGCACTGACCTCAGATGGACACGTGGTGGTGGCTGATGCTGGCAACCACTGCTTTAAGGCGTATCGCTACCTCCAGTAG